CGAGTTGGGGCACCATCGGTTGACTTATTTATCGCCCTCTTAGTGTGTACCCTTTTATCGCTACTACCCTGTTCTTtcggtattttttttttatttttttgcaaagCCACCGTATCCGCCAAGATATAGGGACAGGTAGTTGCAGCGCACTGTGGAGAATCAGCAGCTTCGCCCGAACTCCACCCCCCGGACACCCGGAGATCTGGACCGATCTTGACGGACTCGGACGGCACTATCGCTCTTCTAcctccaccgatcgccaaTCGATTTGCTACGTGCTCTGTGCACACGTTGCTCTgtactgtttttttctatttttatttgtaaGGAGGATAAGAACACAATAAACTTCCGGCACTTCTGCTGCTGAGAGATAAAGGGAGAGATATACACAAACAAGCCATCCAACGTGTTCTCCTTGGCACCGGATCTGAAGGTCGCAAGGGCATCCCAACCATCCGAAAGCAACACGCGCATCGATCGAGTGCCGTCGCCGGGGCGGGCTTGCGGGTGCAGGAAAACCTGAGGCTGAATGGCTCAGGCGTCAGCCTCTTCCGGGAGCTGGTAGAGCTGCAAGTACTTGCGGAAAAGGTACTCGCCGAGGATGTACCTAAAGCGGTACACCGTAGCTGTTGCTGGGGCTTTGGCTCGGTAATGGCGGTGCACCGTACTCGGTGGAGGGCGTTGGGCCGCCACTCTCCGGATATGGTCCACCGCCGTTACTCCCCTGCTCGGCGGAAGTAGATGCTCGCTGCGCGCGCATACGGCAAAGAAAGGCAAGGCGGAGTCGAAATGAGCCACTATGCGATTACTAGGAGCCGCAATCCGTTCGTACCTGCGTTTTGTAGCGAATGAAGTAGACTTCCGGCTTGGACGGAGGCGTTGGCGCGACCGTCGGTACGATGATCTCCTCCGGTTCATCCTGTTTCTTCACCAGCACGTACACGAGCGTTTTCTCCTCGTTCTGCTGGACCGGAGGCAAGACGGGCGGGGCCGACGAGGGCGGCGACGGGGCTTTGATGAACACTAT
Above is a genomic segment from Anopheles bellator chromosome X, idAnoBellAS_SP24_06.2, whole genome shotgun sequence containing:
- the LOC131213443 gene encoding uncharacterized protein LOC131213443, producing the protein MSCRCRKAQVMGVVLMVVTGGLARPEPPLIGASGPVNGALGSGYSYGPPPPSPSITVNSYGSATSEYGPPTQAPIIHKHVYVHVPPPEPEYQTTRKPIVVPPPQKHYKIVFIKAPSPPSSAPPVLPPVQQNEEKTLVYVLVKKQDEPEEIIVPTVAPTPPSKPEVYFIRYKTQRASTSAEQGSNGGGPYPESGGPTPSTEYGAPPLPSQSPSNSYGVPL